Proteins from one Burkholderiaceae bacterium DAT-1 genomic window:
- a CDS encoding OmpH family outer membrane protein has product MAVLRYKLPVVSWLIGLSACVCADGYEPPARIAVIDTNRVMSESGFAASAEQRIRADFVQREQQIKGMEALLRQKVERLSQDAGALTVSERIEREKEISNLDFEFQRKSRQFREELAQRKSEELQVMNARILHAIRQVAESDRIDAVLPETVYFNTNLDVTEKVIQLLAR; this is encoded by the coding sequence ATGGCTGTATTGCGATATAAGTTGCCAGTGGTGTCTTGGTTGATCGGTTTGTCTGCATGTGTCTGTGCAGACGGCTATGAACCGCCTGCGCGTATTGCAGTGATTGATACCAATCGAGTGATGTCCGAGTCTGGTTTTGCTGCCAGTGCGGAACAGCGTATTCGTGCCGACTTTGTGCAACGCGAGCAGCAGATCAAGGGGATGGAAGCACTCCTGCGTCAGAAGGTGGAGCGTTTGAGTCAGGATGCAGGTGCACTCACCGTCTCCGAACGAATCGAACGGGAAAAGGAAATCAGCAATCTTGATTTTGAGTTTCAGCGCAAATCCCGTCAATTCAGGGAAGAGCTGGCACAGCGCAAAAGCGAAGAACTTCAGGTGATGAATGCGCGAATCTTGCACGCCATCAGGCAAGTTGCAGAGTCAGATCGTATTGATGCGGTATTACCCGAAACTGTCTACTTCAATACCAATCTGGATGTGACTGAAAAGGTCATTCAGTTGCTCGCGCGCTAA
- a CDS encoding oligopeptide:H+ symporter: MSHAPEGTGALFFIQIFATLGYAVLQSTLILYATKRLGFTTEAGSALTGLFGAFNYGLHMFGGYMGGRLMSNRNLFLIGMVLQFFGCATISMGTVPALYAGLGMFLTGSGLNVTCINMMLTQRFEPHDIRREGAFLWNYAGMNIGFFVGFTVAGYLHNQQDYRSLFMFATVGNAMAAVLSLFFWKHLKDISTPLLQVSQADFRKRLMVGVAIVIGLVPLVWYTLQHADDTSWILKLVCGFVWVALCWMTYKHPDQRERGNMWAYLILWIGSLVFWTLYQMSFNGLNLFAERNVDRMMLGIQIAPQWVQNINTVVIVVGGPLMSLLFTRLRARGWKIDVPKQFSISLLLMGIGFLVLPVGIAQAGVDGKTAFVWLLINYVCQALGELLISPVGYAMVGQLAPRQHQGVMMGAWMLVTGLASLLAGDFSGKLPDAIQSSNPVYASQFMQLGTGCVVVGLVLIALIPTLRRLISTAPADQA, translated from the coding sequence ATGTCCCACGCGCCAGAAGGCACGGGGGCGCTGTTTTTTATTCAGATTTTTGCCACGCTGGGTTATGCGGTGCTGCAATCAACGCTGATTCTGTATGCAACCAAACGCCTGGGTTTTACGACTGAAGCAGGTTCTGCTTTAACAGGATTGTTTGGTGCATTCAATTATGGTTTGCACATGTTTGGCGGCTATATGGGTGGCCGCTTGATGAGCAACCGCAATCTGTTTCTGATCGGAATGGTGCTGCAGTTTTTTGGCTGCGCGACCATTTCCATGGGTACGGTACCCGCATTGTATGCGGGTTTGGGCATGTTCCTCACGGGGAGCGGCCTGAACGTCACCTGTATCAATATGATGCTGACCCAGCGTTTCGAGCCACATGATATCCGTCGAGAAGGTGCATTCCTGTGGAACTATGCGGGTATGAATATCGGCTTTTTTGTCGGTTTCACTGTCGCGGGGTATCTCCATAATCAGCAGGATTACCGCTCACTTTTCATGTTTGCCACTGTTGGCAATGCCATGGCTGCAGTATTGAGTCTGTTTTTCTGGAAACATCTCAAGGACATTAGTACCCCTCTCCTGCAAGTCAGTCAGGCCGATTTCAGAAAGCGCCTGATGGTGGGCGTCGCAATTGTCATTGGGCTGGTGCCGCTTGTGTGGTACACCCTGCAGCATGCGGATGATACAAGCTGGATTCTCAAGCTGGTGTGCGGGTTTGTTTGGGTCGCGCTATGCTGGATGACGTACAAGCATCCAGATCAACGCGAGCGCGGCAATATGTGGGCTTATCTGATTCTGTGGATTGGTTCGCTGGTGTTCTGGACCTTGTACCAGATGTCGTTTAACGGACTGAATCTGTTTGCCGAGCGCAATGTGGATCGGATGATGCTGGGTATCCAGATTGCTCCGCAGTGGGTGCAGAACATTAATACGGTCGTGATTGTGGTGGGCGGCCCGCTCATGTCTCTGCTGTTTACCCGTCTGCGTGCTCGCGGATGGAAAATCGACGTGCCTAAGCAGTTTTCGATTTCTCTGCTGTTGATGGGGATTGGCTTTCTGGTACTGCCCGTCGGGATTGCGCAGGCCGGGGTGGATGGCAAAACGGCATTTGTATGGTTGCTGATCAATTACGTGTGTCAGGCACTGGGGGAACTCCTGATTTCCCCGGTCGGTTATGCCATGGTCGGACAACTGGCTCCTCGTCAGCACCAAGGGGTGATGATGGGGGCATGGATGTTGGTCACTGGGCTTGCATCCCTGCTGGCGGGCGATTTCTCCGGGAAATTACCTGATGCAATTCAATCATCTAACCCGGTATATGCATCGCAGTTTATGCAGCTGGGAACCGGATGTGTTGTGGTGGGCTTGGTTCTGATTGCATTGATTCCGACATTGCGTCGACTGATTTCTACTGCCCCTGCTGATCAGGCGTAA
- a CDS encoding PAS domain S-box protein, producing the protein MNIALVLICVLIILLASTLFAMHIHYRLRRRIEADLDHLPLALLTIDRASGHLRSCNQVASAMLELAPDSNLFELFGSDFQEAAREIQTPHTELAIETLINLPSGKTVEVSLQAKIQPSNVRHLMVMIEDISQQKMDRQALLDAWMDSEELYNNASAAYFSLDRSGAFIRINATGSRWLGYRRDQLVGKMTVHDLLTKDSEFRFATGFAALEALGVINNLELAFTRQDGSILPTLSSASALYDDDGNFMCSRFTLVDLTERQRAEQLLAEHHRDIERMVLERTAELHMSEQRAGTIIRNMRDGVVHYDESGRILSGNSALARMFGFDEDSMVGMDIRKLLPISLGDTSVHQPTEHAHLHHREMEARHADGHLFVIEFAADDLFDDNGISHIGVVHDITSHKEIEREHQRARQEAERLARAKSDFLANMSHEIRTPLNGVLGLARISVRENQGRNSLDTSINILKSAEHLLGIVNDILDFSRIEAGKLHIDEHPFAMPAFLDHLRGIVAERADAKGLSLVITQADDVPEWVCGDSMRLTQIVSNLLSNAVKFTEQGKVCLNVSRVSDQISFAVCDTGIGIRDDLLIRLFQPFEQGDSSTTRNYGGSGLGLAICRRLADLMHGEIKVRSTLGEGSCFTLTLPLPAANPISRLGETGEEDAIHNSLSGVSVLAADDVEVNRMILADILSRQGAQLTLVENGLEAVNAVRQAHTHFDVVLMDVQMPVMDGHTATREILASHPSLPIIGLTAHALAEERERCLASGMAAHVTKPVDEVLLIRTMIALLQGKEDIAQTIEAQPCSEANREHATCSGLIDWSVVESRFRNNVAFVKKLARTALDSHQDTPEKLNAARASQDWETLGFLVHKIKGLAGNLVAESLFQLAITTEDFIRQQQFEEAARILPDVVAHFSTLLSELTQYIADESVPTMSAAIS; encoded by the coding sequence ATGAACATTGCACTTGTGCTCATTTGCGTGCTCATCATTTTGCTTGCGTCAACGCTGTTCGCCATGCACATCCACTATCGACTCCGGCGGCGAATTGAAGCGGATCTTGATCATCTGCCACTGGCGCTGCTGACGATAGATCGCGCAAGCGGGCATCTACGAAGCTGTAACCAAGTCGCTAGTGCGATGCTGGAACTCGCCCCCGATAGCAATCTTTTCGAGCTTTTTGGCTCCGACTTCCAGGAAGCCGCACGTGAAATACAGACACCGCATACCGAGCTAGCCATAGAGACCCTGATCAATCTGCCATCGGGCAAAACGGTGGAGGTCAGCCTGCAAGCCAAAATTCAGCCCTCCAATGTGCGACACCTGATGGTGATGATTGAAGATATTTCACAGCAGAAAATGGATCGTCAGGCGCTGCTTGATGCGTGGATGGATAGTGAAGAACTGTACAACAATGCGTCCGCCGCCTACTTTTCGCTCGACCGATCCGGTGCATTCATCCGCATCAATGCAACAGGTAGCCGGTGGCTGGGATACCGGCGGGATCAGCTAGTCGGCAAGATGACTGTCCATGATCTCCTCACCAAAGATAGCGAATTCAGATTTGCAACGGGCTTTGCCGCACTGGAAGCGCTGGGCGTCATAAATAATCTGGAGCTTGCCTTTACCCGTCAAGATGGCAGCATCTTGCCAACCTTAAGCAGTGCCTCTGCACTGTACGATGATGATGGCAATTTCATGTGCAGCCGTTTCACGCTGGTCGATCTGACTGAACGGCAACGCGCCGAACAATTACTCGCCGAACACCACCGCGATATCGAACGGATGGTTTTGGAGCGCACTGCCGAGCTGCATATGAGCGAGCAGCGCGCCGGTACCATCATTCGCAATATGCGTGATGGTGTTGTGCATTACGATGAATCCGGACGGATTCTCTCCGGCAATAGCGCGCTTGCCCGCATGTTCGGGTTTGATGAAGACAGCATGGTCGGTATGGATATCAGAAAGCTGCTGCCCATCTCACTGGGCGATACTTCGGTCCACCAGCCGACTGAACACGCCCACTTGCATCATCGAGAAATGGAAGCACGGCACGCTGATGGGCATCTATTTGTCATCGAATTTGCTGCAGATGATCTCTTTGACGATAACGGCATCTCGCATATTGGTGTCGTACATGACATTACCAGCCACAAGGAAATCGAACGCGAGCATCAGCGTGCTCGACAGGAGGCTGAACGCCTGGCGCGCGCCAAAAGCGATTTTCTAGCCAATATGAGTCATGAAATCCGTACCCCTTTGAATGGCGTACTGGGACTGGCACGCATCAGCGTGCGGGAAAATCAGGGGCGAAATAGCCTGGATACCAGCATCAACATTCTGAAATCTGCAGAACACTTACTTGGCATCGTCAACGACATACTGGATTTTTCCCGGATTGAGGCCGGCAAACTGCATATTGATGAACACCCCTTTGCAATGCCTGCCTTTCTGGATCATCTAAGAGGCATCGTCGCCGAACGCGCGGATGCAAAGGGATTGTCGCTTGTGATCACCCAAGCAGACGATGTCCCCGAATGGGTATGTGGCGACAGCATGCGTCTGACGCAAATTGTCAGCAATTTATTGAGTAATGCGGTGAAATTCACCGAACAAGGGAAGGTTTGCCTCAATGTATCGCGCGTGAGCGATCAAATCAGTTTTGCCGTGTGTGATACCGGAATCGGCATTCGCGATGATCTGCTTATCCGCCTGTTTCAACCATTCGAGCAAGGTGATAGCTCTACCACGCGCAACTACGGCGGGAGCGGTCTGGGTCTGGCCATTTGCCGGCGACTGGCCGATTTAATGCATGGAGAAATCAAGGTCAGGAGTACGCTGGGTGAAGGTAGCTGCTTCACCCTGACGCTTCCACTCCCTGCCGCCAACCCGATTTCCCGCCTAGGAGAGACGGGAGAGGAGGACGCCATCCATAACAGCTTGTCTGGCGTATCAGTGCTTGCAGCGGATGATGTCGAAGTCAACAGAATGATCCTCGCCGATATTCTGTCACGTCAGGGCGCCCAGCTCACGCTCGTGGAAAATGGACTGGAGGCGGTCAATGCAGTTCGCCAAGCACATACGCATTTTGATGTGGTACTGATGGATGTACAAATGCCGGTGATGGATGGCCACACCGCTACACGGGAAATCCTTGCGTCGCACCCCTCGCTGCCAATTATCGGACTTACTGCACACGCGCTGGCAGAGGAAAGAGAGCGTTGTCTGGCTAGTGGCATGGCAGCTCATGTGACTAAACCCGTTGATGAAGTGCTGCTGATCCGTACGATGATCGCCCTGTTGCAGGGCAAGGAAGATATTGCGCAGACAATTGAAGCACAACCGTGTAGCGAGGCAAACCGTGAGCACGCGACATGCTCAGGGCTCATCGACTGGAGCGTGGTTGAGTCACGGTTCCGCAACAACGTCGCATTTGTCAAAAAGCTGGCGCGAACCGCACTCGATTCGCATCAGGATACGCCCGAGAAGCTGAATGCAGCACGCGCGTCCCAAGACTGGGAAACACTGGGTTTTTTGGTACACAAGATTAAGGGGCTGGCGGGAAATCTGGTGGCCGAGTCACTCTTCCAGCTTGCGATCACCACTGAAGACTTCATCCGCCAGCAGCAATTCGAAGAAGCCGCCCGCATTCTGCCAGACGTTGTCGCACACTTCTCCACGTTATTGTCAGAACTAACGCAATATATAGCCGACGAATCCGTCCCAACGATGTCTGCGGCGATTAGCTAG
- a CDS encoding response regulator, which translates to MSDVVTRDVAEVECLPRVLVVDDSRIVRATIRKHLANMFEIVEEEDGIAGWERLVSDDQVFVLISDLTMPRLDGFGLLDRIRKSQDHRLKGIPVIIISGEEDADTKARAVDRGANDFITKSTDRTEMVSRVSAAVKLAKASRELQRLALAREQAPVLEVQSGLASRHLLELEASKSLASAKRHRGEVTLVLLALDGIDALKARLGEAPVAQLVSMIGQTLSGKLRKDETFALVDEAVFGLLLSCSINQCGSLSDRLLQTVTQARVTFRGERIQLSASVGVSNSRTDGGYDASALLVAAESRLSAAREAGGNQVKLPDISMAAMDIQTALSLLYEGKQELVTPHLPHLLSELAPLLQLAGLSAS; encoded by the coding sequence ATGTCGGATGTGGTAACTCGGGACGTGGCAGAGGTGGAATGCCTGCCGCGCGTGCTGGTGGTTGATGATTCCCGAATCGTGCGGGCGACCATTCGCAAGCATCTGGCCAATATGTTCGAGATCGTCGAGGAAGAAGACGGCATCGCAGGTTGGGAACGGTTGGTGTCCGACGATCAGGTCTTTGTGCTGATCAGTGATCTGACCATGCCACGACTCGATGGCTTTGGCCTGCTTGACCGTATTCGTAAGTCACAGGATCATCGCCTGAAGGGTATTCCTGTCATCATCATTTCAGGTGAGGAAGACGCGGATACGAAGGCGCGGGCAGTGGATCGTGGCGCAAACGATTTCATCACCAAATCAACAGATCGCACCGAAATGGTGTCGCGGGTAAGTGCTGCTGTCAAACTGGCAAAAGCGTCCCGGGAATTGCAGCGGCTTGCTCTGGCGCGTGAGCAAGCGCCCGTGCTCGAGGTCCAGTCCGGACTGGCGAGCCGGCATCTGCTCGAGCTCGAAGCTTCAAAATCTCTGGCCAGCGCCAAGCGTCATCGCGGTGAAGTCACACTGGTTTTACTTGCACTGGATGGCATTGATGCGCTCAAGGCCCGTCTGGGCGAGGCGCCGGTTGCTCAATTAGTTTCCATGATTGGTCAGACACTCTCGGGCAAATTGCGCAAGGATGAAACCTTTGCGCTGGTCGATGAGGCGGTCTTCGGCCTGCTGCTGTCTTGTTCTATCAACCAATGCGGCTCACTGTCTGATCGCCTGTTGCAAACAGTCACGCAGGCACGCGTAACCTTCCGTGGCGAGCGAATTCAGTTGTCTGCCAGCGTCGGGGTTTCCAATAGCCGTACAGATGGCGGCTATGATGCGAGCGCCTTACTGGTGGCTGCGGAGTCTCGGTTGTCGGCGGCGCGTGAAGCTGGCGGGAATCAGGTTAAATTACCTGATATCAGCATGGCCGCAATGGATATTCAAACGGCGCTGTCATTGCTCTATGAGGGCAAGCAGGAGCTGGTTACCCCCCATTTGCCGCATTTGCTGAGCGAATTGGCTCCCCTGCTGCAACTGGCAGGACTATCCGCTAGCTAA
- the fabI gene encoding enoyl-ACP reductase FabI codes for MSSSRPLRGIVLGVANEHSIAWGCAHALHAAGAEVALTYLNEKARPFVAPLAESIEAPLLLECNVEVPGSLEQVFADLKQRWNTIDFVIHSIAWAPLTDLHGPVLNCSEAGFLRAMSVSCHSLIRVANLAAPLMSDGGSILTMSYHGAHKVIPHYGMMGPVKAALESTVRYLAYELAAQAIRVNAISPGPMPTRAASGIDEFDQLMQHAIDNAPLHRLASLADVGNLANFLTSPATAALTGNVYYVDAGYHIVG; via the coding sequence ATGTCATCCAGTCGTCCATTGCGCGGCATTGTCCTTGGCGTGGCCAACGAACACAGCATCGCCTGGGGATGTGCACATGCACTGCACGCCGCAGGTGCGGAAGTCGCACTAACCTATCTGAACGAAAAAGCGCGGCCCTTTGTCGCACCACTGGCGGAATCGATTGAGGCGCCACTACTGCTGGAATGCAATGTAGAAGTGCCCGGATCGCTCGAGCAGGTCTTTGCCGACCTGAAGCAACGCTGGAATACGATCGATTTTGTCATTCACTCGATTGCCTGGGCACCCCTGACCGATTTGCATGGTCCTGTACTGAACTGCTCGGAAGCAGGCTTCCTGCGCGCCATGAGTGTGTCCTGTCATTCATTGATTCGCGTGGCCAATCTCGCCGCACCGCTTATGTCGGATGGCGGCAGCATCCTCACCATGAGCTATCACGGTGCCCACAAGGTTATTCCGCATTACGGCATGATGGGCCCCGTTAAGGCAGCGCTGGAAAGTACCGTGCGTTATCTTGCCTACGAACTGGCAGCCCAGGCCATCCGGGTCAACGCCATCTCTCCGGGCCCCATGCCCACACGCGCAGCCAGCGGGATCGATGAGTTTGATCAATTGATGCAGCATGCAATCGACAATGCGCCCCTGCATCGACTTGCCTCGCTGGCGGATGTTGGCAATCTGGCAAATTTTCTGACGTCTCCCGCCACCGCAGCCCTCACCGGCAACGTCTATTACGTCGATGCGGGTTATCACATAGTTGGCTGA
- a CDS encoding bifunctional enoyl-CoA hydratase/phosphate acetyltransferase: MDKDALKLLLAIAEPLPPIRMAAVHPCDIESLKGVFKARDQSLIEPVIVAPKAQILALAAEAEIDLSGVEMIDVPHSHAAADTAAELARDNKVQALMKGSLHTDELLRSALASANGLRTERRVSHVFAMEIPAYHKPLFITDAAVNVVPDLADKRDILQNAIDLVRKLGIDQPKVAILAAVETVNPSMRATVDAAALCKMADRGQITGAILDGPLAFDNAISREAAESKGITSPIPGDADILLVPDLEAGNMLAKQLQYLAGAHSAGIVLGLRVPVVLTSRADKAQSRMASCAIAKIMVARG; the protein is encoded by the coding sequence ATGGACAAGGATGCACTGAAACTCTTGCTGGCGATCGCCGAGCCCCTTCCTCCGATCCGCATGGCCGCCGTGCATCCCTGCGATATTGAGTCACTCAAGGGAGTGTTCAAAGCACGCGATCAATCCTTGATCGAGCCGGTGATTGTCGCCCCCAAAGCACAGATACTCGCACTGGCGGCTGAAGCAGAAATTGATTTGTCCGGCGTCGAGATGATCGATGTACCCCACAGCCATGCAGCAGCCGATACTGCGGCCGAATTGGCGCGCGATAACAAGGTTCAGGCGCTCATGAAAGGAAGTCTGCATACCGATGAACTATTACGTTCTGCGCTGGCCAGTGCCAACGGTTTACGCACCGAACGTCGCGTCAGCCACGTCTTTGCGATGGAAATCCCTGCGTACCACAAGCCGCTTTTCATCACCGATGCAGCAGTGAATGTTGTCCCCGATCTGGCCGATAAGCGCGATATCCTGCAAAACGCGATCGACCTGGTGAGGAAGTTAGGCATCGACCAACCCAAAGTCGCCATTCTGGCAGCAGTTGAAACCGTCAATCCCAGCATGCGCGCGACCGTAGATGCGGCCGCACTCTGCAAAATGGCCGATCGGGGCCAGATTACGGGTGCGATACTGGATGGCCCGCTCGCCTTTGACAATGCCATTTCCCGCGAAGCCGCCGAGTCAAAAGGCATCACGAGCCCCATTCCGGGCGATGCCGATATCTTGCTGGTACCTGATCTGGAAGCTGGCAATATGCTGGCCAAACAGCTGCAATACCTGGCAGGAGCACATTCTGCAGGCATCGTGCTCGGACTACGCGTACCGGTTGTGCTTACCAGCCGCGCAGACAAGGCGCAATCACGCATGGCATCGTGTGCGATTGCCAAGATCATGGTGGCACGTGGATGA
- a CDS encoding acetate/propionate family kinase has product MKPLPVLTLNAGSSSLKFALFGTHADDVLLSGEIENIGHLAHADVHTLFHARAADGRILADAEVSGHDHAAALGYLLNWLSNTFEAGRIGAVSHRIVHGGADFAAPVVLNDAVLATLTDLIPLAPLHQPHGLNGVRAMRALLPDVPQIACFDTAFHRSNPEIYQRFALPESMWAQGIRRYGFHGLSYDYIASILPEHLPEQSRARVIVAHLGNGASLCALHNGKSIASTMGFTALDGLIMGTRCGRLDAGVLLHLLDQGMPPHEISNLLYKQSGLLGISGESSDMRTLLGSQSDAARQAVEMFCISVAREIAGLAVPLGGVDALVFTGGIGSHAAPVRARVGELLAWMGIQLDSALNQSGRPGTISANTSQVHTLTLSTNEERVLALAGFQHLQTC; this is encoded by the coding sequence ATGAAACCATTACCGGTATTAACCCTGAATGCAGGATCGTCCAGCCTGAAGTTCGCCTTGTTCGGCACCCATGCGGACGATGTATTGCTGAGCGGCGAAATCGAGAACATTGGGCATCTGGCTCATGCCGATGTACACACGCTGTTTCACGCACGTGCAGCGGATGGCCGCATACTGGCTGATGCGGAAGTATCGGGGCATGATCACGCCGCTGCGCTGGGCTATCTACTCAACTGGCTAAGTAACACCTTTGAGGCGGGACGCATCGGCGCAGTCAGCCATCGTATCGTGCATGGCGGCGCTGACTTTGCAGCACCCGTTGTACTGAATGATGCCGTATTGGCTACGCTGACTGATCTGATTCCGCTTGCACCGCTTCATCAGCCACACGGGCTCAATGGCGTGCGTGCCATGCGCGCCCTGCTACCCGATGTGCCACAAATTGCCTGCTTTGACACGGCATTCCATCGTAGCAACCCCGAGATATACCAGCGTTTTGCCCTGCCGGAATCCATGTGGGCGCAGGGCATTCGCCGTTACGGCTTTCACGGATTATCGTACGACTACATTGCCTCGATTTTGCCCGAGCATCTCCCCGAACAATCGAGGGCTCGCGTGATTGTCGCCCATCTGGGGAATGGTGCCAGTCTCTGCGCGCTACACAATGGAAAAAGCATCGCCTCTACCATGGGCTTCACCGCGCTGGATGGCCTGATTATGGGCACTCGTTGCGGCCGGCTGGATGCTGGCGTGCTGCTTCATCTGCTCGATCAGGGCATGCCCCCTCACGAAATAAGCAATCTGCTCTACAAGCAGTCGGGTTTACTTGGTATTTCCGGGGAATCGTCGGATATGCGCACATTGCTGGGCAGTCAGTCAGACGCAGCCCGACAAGCGGTCGAGATGTTCTGCATCAGCGTCGCGCGAGAAATCGCCGGTTTGGCAGTGCCGCTAGGGGGAGTGGATGCACTGGTGTTTACCGGCGGAATCGGTAGCCATGCGGCACCGGTTCGAGCACGGGTTGGTGAACTACTGGCATGGATGGGCATTCAGCTTGATTCAGCGCTCAATCAGTCAGGTCGACCGGGCACCATCAGCGCAAACACAAGTCAGGTACATACCCTGACACTCTCTACCAATGAAGAGCGCGTACTGGCTCTGGCGGGCTTTCAGCACTTACAGACTTGCTAA
- the rpsT gene encoding 30S ribosomal protein S20 has protein sequence MANSAQARKRARQAAAARLHNAAQRSAFRTAVKKVLKAIEGGDKAAANTVFRAAVPVLDRIADKGVFHKNKAARHKSRLNAAIKAMA, from the coding sequence ATGGCAAATAGCGCACAAGCTCGCAAGCGTGCTCGTCAAGCCGCTGCCGCGCGCCTGCACAATGCCGCCCAGCGTTCGGCATTCCGCACTGCAGTCAAGAAGGTTCTGAAGGCAATCGAAGGTGGTGACAAGGCTGCTGCCAACACCGTCTTCCGCGCTGCTGTTCCTGTTCTGGACCGTATCGCCGACAAGGGCGTGTTCCACAAGAACAAGGCTGCTCGCCACAAGAGCCGTCTGAATGCTGCGATCAAGGCAATGGCCTGA
- the murJ gene encoding murein biosynthesis integral membrane protein MurJ — protein MNLFNALLRSSSMTMISRILGLVREMMNAHQFGSGLAMDAFNIAFRLPNMFRRIFAEGAFSQAFVPILAEYKAQKGDREARTFLADVSGLLALVLLVFTVLCVMGAPFVVLAMASGFKHSPDTYTLATQLTRIIFPYIMLISLASLASSVLNTWNQYSVPSFTPTLLNVSMIGCGWFLSGYFEQPIFALAIGVTLGGVAQLAFQLPFLRKIGMLPRPRLNLADEGVRRVLKLMVPALFGVSVSQISLVINSQIASYLPAGSISWMTYADRLMELPTGVLGVALGTILLPSLAKLNAKGDQQQYSAMLDWGMRLCFLLALPATVAIGVISIPLLSTLFQSGKFSAHDVIMTHRSLVAYAVGLIGLIMLKVIVPAFYSRKDIRTPVKVAIVSLLATQLFNAALLMFTDLAHAGLALAISLGACVNAGTLLVILLRRGIYIPKPGWIAFLIKLLMAVGGMALLLIALQSLMGDWTQLQKGQRIWQLAVLVVSGAAVYFALLAAFGFRPRDFSRRAI, from the coding sequence ATGAACCTGTTTAACGCCCTTTTGCGCTCAAGCAGTATGACCATGATCTCCCGTATTCTCGGGCTTGTACGGGAGATGATGAACGCACACCAATTTGGTAGCGGGCTAGCCATGGATGCCTTCAACATTGCCTTCCGTCTACCCAACATGTTCCGGAGAATCTTTGCTGAAGGCGCGTTTTCACAAGCATTTGTGCCTATTCTGGCCGAATACAAAGCCCAGAAAGGTGATCGCGAGGCGCGGACTTTTCTGGCCGATGTAAGTGGTTTGCTTGCCCTTGTGCTGCTGGTCTTTACGGTTCTGTGTGTCATGGGCGCACCGTTCGTCGTATTAGCGATGGCGTCAGGTTTTAAACACAGCCCGGACACCTACACACTGGCCACACAACTCACCCGCATCATCTTCCCTTACATCATGCTGATTTCGCTGGCATCGCTCGCCAGCAGTGTCCTGAACACCTGGAATCAGTACTCGGTGCCATCGTTTACACCCACACTACTCAATGTCTCGATGATTGGGTGCGGCTGGTTCTTGAGCGGATACTTTGAACAGCCCATTTTTGCACTAGCCATCGGCGTTACCCTGGGCGGTGTCGCGCAATTAGCCTTTCAGCTTCCGTTTCTGCGCAAGATTGGCATGCTGCCGCGCCCGCGCCTCAATTTAGCCGATGAAGGTGTCCGCCGCGTACTCAAGTTAATGGTGCCCGCGCTGTTTGGTGTGTCGGTTTCGCAGATCAGCTTAGTAATCAATAGTCAGATCGCCTCCTACCTGCCTGCAGGGAGCATTTCCTGGATGACCTATGCAGATCGCCTGATGGAGCTGCCAACGGGCGTGCTTGGCGTCGCGCTAGGTACTATTTTGCTGCCCAGCCTGGCCAAACTGAATGCTAAAGGGGATCAACAGCAGTACTCTGCCATGCTGGACTGGGGCATGAGGCTATGTTTCCTGTTGGCACTCCCTGCGACTGTGGCAATTGGCGTAATCAGTATTCCGCTGCTTTCCACCCTGTTTCAGTCCGGCAAATTCAGCGCACACGATGTCATCATGACGCATCGTTCGCTCGTCGCTTATGCCGTTGGCCTGATCGGGCTCATTATGCTGAAGGTTATCGTGCCCGCGTTTTACTCGCGCAAGGACATTCGCACACCAGTCAAAGTGGCCATTGTGTCTCTGCTTGCCACGCAGTTGTTTAATGCGGCGCTGCTGATGTTCACCGATCTGGCACATGCAGGACTTGCGCTGGCAATCAGTTTGGGCGCCTGCGTTAATGCAGGCACCCTATTGGTCATTCTACTCAGGCGCGGGATTTACATCCCCAAACCGGGCTGGATCGCCTTCCTGATCAAACTATTGATGGCAGTCGGCGGCATGGCGCTCTTGCTGATCGCGCTGCAGTCCCTGATGGGCGACTGGACGCAACTGCAGAAGGGACAGCGTATCTGGCAACTGGCCGTCCTCGTCGTCAGCGGAGCGGCCGTTTACTTTGCCTTGCTGGCGGCATTTGGATTCCGGCCACGCGATTTCTCGCGTCGCGCAATTTAA